A stretch of Gemmatimonas aurantiaca T-27 DNA encodes these proteins:
- a CDS encoding SusC/RagA family TonB-linked outer membrane protein, translating to MGLQDPVLSRRLALLAAGLLTFTPHAALTAQSPRGGAAASTTGAQAQRRVTGVVKDGTGRPITFATIAVTGGGTSRVDEAGRYTVTLPASAATILVRAIGFSARELRVAAEVSTLDVVLEPQALSLGEITIVGSASDVARQRATTATANVSAEQVTRAPAQSIEQALQGKIVGASVNMNTGAPGGGGQIQIRGTSSILGSGEPLVVIDGVISSNDAYSAGASTVTRGGTSQDQNVNRLADINPAEIESIEIVKDASATAIYGSRASNGVVVIRTKRGSAGAPRIAVRQSVGTASPLRYLGARNYSNVSEVLALRYGATTNAASQAYLNSRFPTGVIPAEANIDLEREFFRNRQPSYETTISVSGGTSATKYFASATQRNEEGIAVNNAARLQSLRLNLDQTISPDVNLTVSLGVIRNFLRRGLANNDNSFTSPVYAFAYTPGVFDLRERTASGGYVRNPIFGGGFAASNPFETYEYLDYSQDVWRQIGSANLTYTPVQSARHRVTLGVLSGFDRYQQAGRLYSPGFLQYEGRNNLFGTSEQTTVDGLNYNLQPTASWTFAPGGVTFNTSVGGSVEQQSVNNYALIGRGLTPGSELASQGTLSASHGMTRFRDQAVFVSEQLLAFDERLVLNAGLRADRSSANGDTERFFVFPRASAAYRFLAPVSGVDELKLRAGWGQTGNRPRFGDRNQTLDAGGIVQGQPSVQASSIIGNPDITPETLTEVSGGLDLRAFGGRLGFEGTLYRRTITDLLLQPPARPSSGYGTLVINAGALRNQGVELALNGTPLQTRSFSLDSRVTFQRKNELVTNLPESVPPFSPASSFNASFGRNRITQGHQSSEIWGNVPVDASGRILPVGSYVTNPTAIAARVDTVIGNANPDFQMFFENSLRWRRVRLSATADWRHGGDVANTTTKLYDEGGNSRDFTTGITSSNVPRGTPASTLGNVPSTVLGLGDFRFRSWSGGSDARVYLQDGSYFRVREVALTLDAPERLAKVFRASTLNVAVRARNLLLISDYWGYDPEFNNFGNQNLNRFIDTAPYPGARSFHLTFDLTY from the coding sequence ATGGGCCTGCAGGATCCTGTTCTTTCACGTCGGTTGGCGCTGTTGGCCGCCGGCTTGCTGACATTCACACCTCACGCGGCACTGACGGCACAATCGCCCCGGGGTGGCGCTGCTGCCAGCACGACCGGCGCACAGGCACAACGCCGCGTGACCGGCGTCGTGAAGGATGGCACCGGCCGTCCGATCACCTTCGCGACCATCGCCGTCACGGGCGGCGGCACGTCTCGCGTCGACGAAGCGGGGCGCTATACCGTGACGCTGCCTGCATCGGCCGCCACGATTCTCGTACGCGCCATCGGTTTCTCCGCACGCGAACTCCGTGTCGCGGCCGAAGTCTCCACACTCGATGTGGTGCTCGAACCGCAGGCGCTGTCCCTTGGCGAAATCACCATCGTGGGCTCCGCCTCCGATGTCGCCCGTCAACGCGCCACCACCGCCACGGCCAACGTATCCGCCGAGCAAGTCACCCGTGCGCCCGCGCAGTCCATCGAACAGGCGCTGCAGGGCAAGATCGTGGGCGCCAGCGTGAACATGAACACCGGCGCCCCCGGTGGTGGTGGTCAGATCCAGATCCGCGGCACGAGTTCCATTCTCGGGAGTGGTGAGCCCCTGGTGGTCATCGACGGCGTGATCTCGTCGAATGACGCCTACTCGGCCGGCGCCTCCACCGTGACACGCGGCGGCACCAGCCAGGACCAGAACGTGAATCGCCTGGCCGACATCAATCCCGCCGAAATCGAAAGCATCGAAATCGTGAAGGACGCATCGGCGACCGCCATTTACGGCTCACGCGCCAGCAATGGCGTGGTCGTGATCCGCACCAAACGCGGCAGCGCGGGCGCGCCACGCATTGCGGTGCGTCAGTCGGTGGGCACGGCGAGTCCGCTGCGATATCTCGGTGCCCGCAACTACAGCAACGTGAGCGAAGTGCTCGCGCTGCGGTACGGCGCCACGACCAACGCGGCGTCGCAGGCGTATCTCAACAGCCGTTTCCCCACGGGCGTGATTCCCGCCGAGGCCAATATCGATCTCGAGCGCGAATTTTTCCGCAACCGGCAGCCGTCGTACGAAACCACCATCTCGGTGTCGGGTGGTACCTCGGCCACCAAGTACTTCGCCTCGGCCACGCAGCGCAACGAAGAAGGCATCGCGGTGAACAATGCCGCGCGACTGCAGTCGTTGCGTCTCAATCTCGATCAGACCATTTCGCCGGACGTGAACCTCACGGTGAGCTTGGGCGTGATCCGCAACTTCCTCCGGCGCGGCCTCGCCAACAACGACAATTCGTTCACTAGCCCGGTGTATGCGTTTGCCTACACGCCGGGGGTGTTCGATCTGCGTGAGCGCACGGCATCGGGTGGCTATGTGCGCAATCCCATCTTCGGTGGTGGGTTTGCGGCATCCAATCCGTTCGAGACCTACGAGTATCTCGACTACTCGCAGGACGTATGGCGACAGATCGGCAGCGCCAACCTCACCTACACGCCGGTGCAGTCGGCGCGCCATCGTGTGACGCTTGGTGTGCTGTCGGGCTTTGACCGTTACCAGCAGGCCGGCCGCCTCTATTCGCCGGGCTTCCTGCAGTACGAAGGGCGCAACAACCTGTTCGGTACGTCGGAACAGACCACGGTGGATGGACTCAACTACAACCTGCAACCCACGGCGTCGTGGACCTTCGCGCCTGGTGGTGTGACGTTCAATACCTCGGTGGGTGGCAGCGTCGAACAGCAGTCGGTGAACAACTATGCACTGATCGGCCGCGGTCTCACGCCGGGGTCCGAGCTGGCCAGCCAGGGCACGCTCTCGGCGTCACACGGCATGACCCGCTTCCGCGATCAAGCCGTATTCGTCAGTGAACAGTTGCTCGCCTTCGACGAACGACTGGTGCTGAACGCCGGCCTGCGTGCCGATCGCTCCAGCGCCAACGGTGACACGGAGCGGTTCTTCGTTTTCCCACGGGCGTCGGCCGCCTATCGTTTCCTCGCGCCGGTGTCGGGCGTGGACGAACTCAAGCTGCGCGCCGGGTGGGGGCAGACCGGCAATCGTCCACGTTTCGGCGATCGAAACCAGACGCTCGATGCCGGCGGCATCGTGCAGGGGCAGCCGAGTGTCCAGGCGTCATCGATCATCGGCAACCCGGATATCACGCCTGAGACGCTGACGGAAGTCAGCGGTGGACTCGATCTGCGGGCGTTTGGCGGCCGTCTCGGATTTGAAGGCACACTGTACCGTCGCACCATCACCGACCTGCTGCTGCAGCCGCCAGCCAGGCCGTCTTCGGGCTACGGCACGTTGGTCATCAATGCCGGTGCGCTGCGCAATCAGGGTGTCGAACTGGCGCTCAATGGCACGCCCCTGCAGACCCGCTCGTTTTCACTCGACTCGCGCGTGACGTTCCAGCGCAAGAACGAATTGGTGACCAACCTGCCCGAGTCGGTGCCACCCTTCTCGCCGGCGAGCAGCTTCAATGCTTCGTTCGGCCGCAATCGCATCACGCAGGGCCATCAGAGCAGTGAGATCTGGGGCAACGTGCCCGTTGACGCCTCAGGACGCATTCTGCCCGTGGGATCGTACGTCACCAATCCCACCGCCATCGCGGCGCGTGTGGACACGGTGATCGGTAATGCGAACCCCGACTTCCAGATGTTCTTCGAGAACTCGCTGCGCTGGCGCCGCGTGCGTCTGAGCGCCACGGCCGACTGGCGTCACGGCGGTGATGTGGCCAACACCACCACCAAGCTGTACGACGAAGGGGGCAACAGCCGCGACTTCACCACGGGCATCACGTCGTCCAACGTGCCACGCGGCACGCCGGCATCGACGCTGGGCAACGTGCCGTCCACCGTGCTGGGGCTTGGCGATTTCCGTTTCCGCTCATGGAGTGGCGGCTCGGATGCGCGTGTGTACCTGCAGGACGGCTCGTACTTCCGCGTGCGTGAAGTCGCGCTCACGCTGGATGCACCGGAGCGCCTGGCCAAGGTCTTCCGTGCCTCGACTCTGAATGTGGCCGTGCGCGCCCGCAACCTGCTGCTGATCTCGGACTACTGGGGTTACGACCCCGAGTTCAACAACTTCGGCAACCAGAACCTCAATCGTTTCATCGACACCGCTCCGTATCCCGGCGCGCGTTCGTTCCACCTGACCTTCGATCTCACGTACTGA
- a CDS encoding RagB/SusD family nutrient uptake outer membrane protein codes for MRTLSTPKRRFGHALSLFPIALTAALAACSASELTNPNKPTPGALATDPAQALRLGATGLVAGERSSISGFISGSGQFGRELFSISPTESRSVTSFYLNFSDPSGQSTGGWSDRYANLRNVNIFLQTASQATSLTPAQQAAAKGFGLTTESLNLLYIILSRHNLGAVIEILPAANDLAPFVSRDSVYTYVAARLDEGFAQLRQAGSTAFPFTLPTGTGIGYGGFDNPATYATYNRALKARVQVYRASLASRNPALYQSALDALEGSFLQPLAADRSNLKRGPQYFYGNVSGDASNGLSSNNANLYAHPSIRDDGTVSLTDRRYVTKILTGQPLRVPAESNTPTDLRFQAYPALTSGIPIIDNEELILLRAEARYFTGNTTGALEDINAVRTISGGLAARGAFASTDDFITELLQQRRLSLLLQGHRWVDVRRFGRLTTLPLSGVNFQLTNNQVVPQAECLARIRAGVTSLACPAYTAN; via the coding sequence ATGCGCACGCTTTCAACACCGAAGCGTCGCTTCGGTCACGCTCTTTCGCTGTTCCCGATTGCGCTCACCGCCGCACTGGCGGCCTGCAGCGCCAGTGAACTCACCAACCCCAACAAGCCCACGCCGGGTGCACTGGCCACCGACCCGGCGCAGGCACTGCGTCTGGGGGCCACGGGACTCGTGGCCGGTGAACGGAGCAGCATTTCCGGTTTCATCAGTGGCAGTGGTCAGTTCGGACGCGAGCTGTTCAGCATCTCACCCACGGAAAGCCGCTCGGTCACGTCGTTTTATCTCAACTTCAGTGATCCGTCCGGGCAGTCCACTGGCGGCTGGTCCGATCGTTACGCCAATCTGCGCAACGTCAACATCTTCCTGCAGACGGCCTCGCAAGCCACCTCGCTGACACCAGCGCAGCAAGCGGCGGCGAAGGGATTTGGCCTGACCACCGAATCACTCAACCTGCTGTACATCATCCTGTCGCGGCACAACCTCGGCGCGGTGATCGAGATCCTGCCGGCGGCCAACGATCTGGCACCGTTTGTATCGCGAGATTCGGTGTACACCTACGTCGCCGCGCGCCTGGATGAAGGGTTCGCGCAGCTCCGGCAGGCCGGCAGCACGGCGTTCCCGTTCACGCTGCCGACGGGCACCGGTATCGGGTACGGTGGTTTCGACAACCCTGCGACCTACGCCACGTACAACCGGGCGCTCAAGGCCCGCGTGCAGGTGTACCGGGCCTCGCTGGCGTCGCGCAATCCGGCGCTGTACCAGAGTGCGCTCGACGCATTGGAGGGATCGTTCCTGCAACCCCTCGCCGCCGATCGCAGCAACCTCAAGCGGGGGCCACAGTACTTCTACGGCAATGTGAGCGGTGATGCATCGAATGGTCTGTCATCGAACAACGCGAACCTGTATGCCCATCCGTCCATCCGTGACGATGGCACGGTCAGCCTCACCGACCGTCGGTATGTGACCAAGATTCTCACCGGGCAGCCGCTGCGTGTGCCTGCCGAATCGAACACACCCACCGATTTGCGATTCCAGGCATACCCGGCGCTGACCAGTGGCATCCCGATCATCGACAACGAAGAACTCATCCTGCTGCGTGCGGAGGCGCGGTACTTCACCGGCAACACCACTGGGGCGCTCGAAGACATCAACGCGGTGCGCACGATCAGTGGCGGCCTCGCGGCACGTGGCGCGTTTGCATCGACGGATGATTTCATCACCGAGTTGCTGCAGCAGCGGCGTCTCTCACTACTGTTGCAGGGGCATCGTTGGGTGGATGTGCGCCGTTTCGGCCGACTGACCACGCTGCCGCTCAGCGGTGTGAACTTCCAGCTCACCAACAATCAGGTGGTGCCACAGGCCGAGTGCCTCGCCCGTATTCGGGCCGGCGTGACGTCGCTTGCGTGCCCCGCGTACACCGCGAACTGA
- a CDS encoding alpha/beta hydrolase-fold protein, whose translation MRLPSFRVLAAVTGLLLTPSFTHAQTFAISFPATASATPITGRAFVYIARTDRTEPRLQAGARRGSEQFLGVDVEQLAPGASATIDQSTLGFPFASLKELPAGEYFVQGIVVPYTRFARADGHTIWAHMDQWEGQRYNDAPGTIVSAVQKVRVDGAARITLSADRVLPPVKKTADTEWVQRFTMKSKLVSAFWNHDMTVGAVVLLPKGYAQNTAKRYPVVYTIGHFNDRAPFGFTFEGCDRPETAEARTIRLARSAREPGCEFQQAWTTGKVPEFIAVFIQHPTPFYDDSYALNSANNGPYGDAITKELIPEIDRRYRTVASGHARMLTGGSTGGWDVLGLQIHYPDVFGGAWSLYPDQLDFRNYQFGNIYADSNAFERRDGAWLSREIPSSRSPEGMMELSMREENQAEMVVASRGRSGGQWDGWQAAWAPVGADGYPKPLWDKRTGVIDHSVAEAMRAKGYDLRDYVERNWSTIGPKLVGKLHVAVGDMDNYFLNLGVYRFETFLESTKQPGKGPYYGGKFEYGRPLKPHGWQPWSNQELLRMMDAQVKKGATRQ comes from the coding sequence ATGCGACTTCCCTCCTTTCGTGTACTCGCCGCGGTCACGGGCCTCCTGCTGACGCCGAGCTTCACACACGCCCAGACGTTTGCCATTTCGTTTCCGGCGACTGCCAGCGCCACGCCCATCACCGGACGTGCGTTTGTCTACATCGCCCGTACCGATCGCACCGAGCCGCGTCTGCAGGCCGGCGCCCGCCGCGGCAGTGAACAGTTCCTTGGCGTCGACGTAGAGCAGTTGGCACCCGGTGCCTCGGCCACGATCGATCAGAGCACGCTGGGGTTTCCCTTTGCGTCGCTCAAGGAGCTGCCAGCCGGCGAGTACTTCGTGCAGGGCATTGTCGTGCCCTACACCCGGTTTGCTCGGGCCGATGGCCACACCATCTGGGCACATATGGACCAATGGGAAGGCCAGCGCTACAACGACGCACCGGGGACCATCGTGAGCGCGGTACAGAAGGTGCGCGTTGATGGCGCCGCCCGCATCACATTGTCGGCCGACCGGGTGTTGCCGCCAGTGAAGAAGACCGCTGACACGGAATGGGTGCAGCGCTTCACGATGAAGTCGAAACTCGTCAGCGCGTTCTGGAATCATGACATGACAGTGGGCGCCGTGGTGCTGCTGCCCAAGGGGTACGCGCAGAACACCGCCAAGCGTTATCCGGTGGTGTACACCATCGGCCACTTCAACGACCGTGCGCCCTTTGGCTTCACGTTCGAGGGCTGCGATCGCCCGGAAACCGCCGAAGCCCGCACCATCCGTCTCGCGCGCAGTGCCCGTGAACCGGGATGTGAATTCCAGCAGGCGTGGACCACCGGCAAGGTGCCAGAGTTCATCGCCGTGTTCATCCAGCACCCCACGCCGTTTTACGACGACAGCTACGCACTCAATTCCGCCAACAACGGCCCCTACGGCGACGCCATCACCAAGGAACTCATCCCCGAGATCGATCGCCGCTATCGTACCGTCGCCTCGGGACATGCGCGTATGCTCACCGGTGGCTCGACGGGTGGCTGGGATGTGCTCGGCCTACAGATCCACTACCCCGATGTGTTCGGCGGCGCGTGGTCGCTGTATCCCGATCAGCTCGATTTCCGGAACTACCAGTTCGGCAACATCTACGCCGACTCCAATGCCTTCGAGCGCCGTGACGGGGCGTGGCTGTCGCGGGAAATTCCCTCGAGCCGAAGCCCGGAAGGCATGATGGAGCTGAGCATGCGCGAAGAGAATCAGGCCGAAATGGTGGTCGCGTCACGCGGCCGCTCTGGTGGCCAGTGGGATGGGTGGCAGGCGGCGTGGGCCCCAGTGGGCGCCGACGGATATCCCAAGCCGCTCTGGGACAAGCGTACCGGCGTGATCGATCACAGCGTGGCCGAAGCCATGCGCGCCAAGGGCTACGACCTGCGCGACTACGTGGAGAGGAACTGGTCGACCATTGGCCCCAAGCTGGTGGGCAAGCTGCACGTGGCCGTCGGTGACATGGACAACTACTTCCTCAACCTCGGCGTGTATCGCTTCGAGACATTCCTCGAGAGCACGAAGCAGCCAGGCAAGGGGCCGTATTACGGTGGCAAGTTCGAGTATGGTCGACCGCTCAAGCCACACGGCTGGCAGCCATGGAGCAACCAGGAGCTGCTGCGCATGATGGACGCGCAGGTGAAGAAGGGCGCGACGCGGCAGTAA
- a CDS encoding NAD(P)/FAD-dependent oxidoreductase: MPVQASAVICGAGIAGIAVAHALAVQQGWRDVVLVDERPPLSLTSDKSTEAYRNWWPGPDDAMVRLMNRSIDLLESWADACGNRFHLNRRGYLYTTADPVRAQRFETEAALAAAQGAGPVRVYRTRAESESYLPSRHRGYHDHPEGADLFLDRDAIRHWFPWLAPDICGVLHARRCGWFSGQQLGMHLLEEAREAGVVLVEGRITDVAFEPDHDHARVAGVAVRDAQGIEQRIATSHFVNAAGPHARQVARMVQSDLPLFSEAHYKVAIEDVHGALDRDTGLVILDDVQQLRWADDEREELAASDETRRFIEVMPAGIHLRPEGYGASKTVLMLWDYHGDHRFDEPEFPMPDDLSYAEIVLRGMAALVPGFAQYVDRLPSMYVDGGYYTKTAENRPLIGASGAQGAYVCAGFSGFGLMAAPAAGEILAQLMAGEAVPSHAAAFRPDRYEDPAYRARVATWGGTGQL; encoded by the coding sequence ATGCCGGTGCAGGCGAGTGCGGTGATCTGCGGGGCCGGTATCGCGGGCATTGCGGTGGCCCATGCCCTGGCGGTGCAGCAGGGGTGGCGCGACGTGGTGCTGGTGGACGAACGGCCGCCACTCTCGCTGACCAGTGACAAGTCCACCGAGGCGTATCGCAATTGGTGGCCCGGGCCCGACGATGCCATGGTGCGGTTGATGAACCGGAGTATCGACCTGCTGGAATCGTGGGCCGATGCCTGTGGCAATCGTTTCCATCTCAACCGCCGCGGGTATCTCTACACCACCGCCGACCCGGTGCGCGCTCAACGGTTCGAAACGGAAGCGGCCCTCGCCGCGGCGCAGGGCGCCGGTCCCGTGCGAGTGTATCGGACACGCGCTGAAAGCGAGTCCTACCTGCCTTCCCGGCACCGTGGGTACCACGATCATCCGGAGGGCGCCGATCTCTTTCTGGACCGCGACGCCATTCGCCACTGGTTTCCCTGGCTCGCACCGGACATCTGCGGCGTGCTGCATGCGCGGCGCTGTGGCTGGTTCAGTGGCCAGCAATTGGGCATGCACCTGCTCGAGGAAGCGCGTGAAGCGGGAGTCGTGCTGGTGGAAGGCCGCATCACCGATGTTGCCTTCGAACCCGATCACGATCACGCGCGTGTCGCCGGGGTTGCCGTGCGTGATGCGCAGGGCATCGAGCAGCGCATTGCCACCTCCCACTTTGTAAATGCCGCCGGTCCTCATGCTCGGCAGGTCGCGCGGATGGTGCAGAGCGATTTGCCACTGTTCTCGGAAGCGCATTACAAGGTGGCCATCGAGGATGTGCACGGCGCGCTGGATCGAGATACGGGACTCGTCATTCTGGACGATGTGCAACAACTCCGGTGGGCTGATGACGAGCGCGAGGAGCTTGCGGCATCTGACGAAACGCGCCGCTTCATCGAGGTCATGCCGGCAGGCATTCATCTGCGCCCCGAGGGGTACGGTGCGTCGAAGACCGTGCTGATGCTGTGGGACTATCACGGCGATCACCGATTCGATGAACCGGAGTTTCCGATGCCGGATGATCTCAGTTATGCCGAAATCGTGCTCCGAGGCATGGCCGCACTAGTGCCGGGATTCGCGCAGTATGTCGATCGCCTGCCGTCGATGTATGTCGACGGTGGCTACTACACCAAGACCGCCGAGAACAGGCCGCTGATTGGTGCGTCAGGTGCACAAGGCGCCTATGTGTGTGCTGGCTTTTCGGGGTTTGGCCTCATGGCCGCACCCGCAGCGGGTGAAATACTCGCGCAACTCATGGCTGGTGAAGCGGTGCCCTCACATGCGGCCGCATTCCGTCCCGACCGATATGAGGATCCGGCCTATCGTGCGCGGGTTGCCACGTGGGGTGGCACCGGGCAGTTGTAG
- a CDS encoding DUF1697 domain-containing protein — protein MMPESRSSLQIALLRGVNVGGGKKVPMAELRAIAESLGCTDVRSLLNSGNLVYRTRLKPDAAALSLHDGILDVLGVDSRVFVRTPAQMRQLLQENPMPEEALDNPSRFVVTVWSADVTPADLRCIAEAPTVRERFLVGAHAAYLWFPDGMSASTVYEKATRGLGDRITARNWNTMQKLLTMATDVAGP, from the coding sequence ATGATGCCAGAGAGTCGATCGTCCCTCCAGATAGCGCTCCTGCGTGGTGTGAATGTGGGAGGTGGCAAGAAGGTGCCCATGGCGGAGCTCCGCGCCATTGCGGAGTCTCTCGGGTGTACCGACGTACGCTCCCTGCTCAACAGCGGCAATCTGGTGTACCGCACCCGCCTGAAACCCGATGCCGCAGCGCTTTCCCTGCATGACGGGATTCTCGATGTCCTGGGTGTGGATTCCCGGGTGTTTGTGCGCACGCCGGCACAGATGCGACAGCTACTGCAGGAAAATCCGATGCCGGAGGAAGCCCTCGACAACCCATCACGATTCGTGGTGACCGTGTGGAGTGCGGATGTCACGCCGGCGGATCTTCGGTGCATCGCCGAGGCGCCGACGGTGCGCGAGCGGTTCCTGGTGGGCGCGCATGCGGCGTACCTGTGGTTCCCCGATGGCATGTCGGCGAGCACCGTGTACGAGAAGGCGACGCGCGGTCTGGGGGACCGGATCACCGCACGCAACTGGAACACGATGCAAAAGCTGCTGACCATGGCCACGGACGTCGCGGGCCCCTGA
- a CDS encoding zinc-binding dehydrogenase → MPVTMKAVQMVRAGDPVVSHEVPVPSLGPDDVLVRVRAAGICHSDAHYRSGRSPAHPLPLTLGHEIAGEVAAVGSDVTTLAIGARVALHYLVICGACDDCLAGREQFCRTGLMLGHYTNGGWAEYIVVPAWNAVPLPDAVSYEHGAVMMCSSSTSLHALRKGRMQPGESVLVIGAGGLGMSAIQLATHLGASQVIAVDRDAKKLALAAQFGATPVSAADLTVDQVVAAVRDASNGRGVNVALELVGSVDTVQVSLKALAPLGRAAVVGLNNVAVPVDSYRDIIGREAELIGSNDHLRSELEELMALAAAGHLDLRHVVTNTVPLDADAINGVLDALDRHAAPVRTVILP, encoded by the coding sequence ATGCCGGTGACGATGAAGGCCGTGCAGATGGTGCGCGCGGGCGATCCGGTCGTGTCTCATGAGGTTCCGGTACCATCGCTGGGCCCCGACGACGTGCTGGTGCGCGTGCGGGCCGCCGGCATCTGTCACTCGGATGCACACTATCGGAGCGGTCGCTCACCAGCGCACCCGCTCCCGCTCACCCTCGGACATGAGATCGCCGGAGAAGTCGCGGCCGTCGGCTCGGATGTCACGACGCTGGCGATCGGCGCCCGGGTGGCGCTGCACTACCTCGTGATCTGCGGCGCCTGCGATGACTGCCTCGCCGGGCGCGAACAGTTCTGCCGGACCGGTCTCATGCTCGGCCACTACACCAATGGTGGCTGGGCCGAGTACATCGTGGTACCAGCGTGGAACGCCGTACCACTGCCCGATGCGGTGTCGTACGAGCATGGCGCGGTCATGATGTGTTCGTCTTCCACGTCGCTGCATGCGTTGCGCAAAGGACGGATGCAGCCCGGTGAATCGGTGCTTGTCATCGGCGCGGGGGGACTGGGCATGTCGGCCATTCAGTTGGCGACTCACCTGGGCGCGTCGCAGGTCATCGCCGTGGACCGGGATGCCAAAAAGCTCGCGCTGGCGGCGCAGTTTGGTGCAACGCCGGTGTCGGCGGCGGACCTCACCGTGGATCAGGTCGTGGCAGCCGTTCGTGATGCGTCGAACGGCCGCGGTGTGAATGTGGCCCTCGAACTGGTGGGCAGTGTCGACACGGTGCAGGTGTCCCTGAAGGCCCTCGCTCCCCTCGGCCGCGCTGCCGTGGTTGGGCTCAACAACGTCGCCGTGCCGGTGGACAGCTACCGCGACATCATTGGCCGCGAGGCAGAGCTGATCGGGTCAAACGATCACCTGCGCAGTGAGCTCGAGGAGCTGATGGCACTGGCCGCCGCAGGACACCTCGATCTGCGTCACGTCGTCACCAACACCGTGCCACTCGACGCCGACGCCATCAATGGGGTGCTCGACGCGCTCGATCGTCACGCCGCACCGGTGCGCACCGTTATTCTGCCGTAG
- a CDS encoding nucleotide triphosphate diphosphatase NUDT15 produces the protein MDVTESAGALQPRIGVAVIIRRADRVLLGRRRSTSHGDGVWQFPGGHLEWGESVHDCARRETLEETGLVLTDTHDGPWTNDVFPAQGTQRGRHYVTLFVIAEAPHGEAVVQEPDKCDGWEWFRWDALPTPRFLPIDHLLDQGFVLPPR, from the coding sequence GTGGACGTGACTGAATCGGCCGGTGCGCTGCAGCCCCGGATCGGGGTGGCGGTGATCATTCGCCGCGCCGATCGCGTACTGCTCGGCCGGCGTCGCAGCACCTCTCATGGCGACGGCGTATGGCAGTTTCCGGGCGGCCATCTCGAGTGGGGGGAGTCGGTGCACGACTGCGCGCGCCGGGAAACCCTCGAAGAAACGGGACTCGTGCTGACGGACACGCACGACGGTCCCTGGACCAACGATGTCTTTCCTGCGCAAGGCACGCAGCGCGGGCGTCACTACGTCACGCTGTTCGTGATTGCCGAGGCGCCTCATGGTGAGGCCGTGGTGCAGGAGCCGGACAAGTGCGATGGCTGGGAGTGGTTTCGGTGGGATGCACTGCCGACGCCACGTTTTCTCCCCATCGATCATCTGCTCGATCAGGGATTTGTGCTGCCGCCACGGTAG